A genomic stretch from Etheostoma cragini isolate CJK2018 chromosome 8, CSU_Ecrag_1.0, whole genome shotgun sequence includes:
- the LOC117948453 gene encoding fibroblast growth factor 23-like, giving the protein MQPAVFSLILIAVHVSAPVDCAPKLRDSEQLIQHRQSSLHTGAHADASAGTGPFYLKLSGSMRKGIQRPFTVILPVRRNTNNYVSIFDLRRKRYLCVDSKGELYYSWQKGSEDCLLQHIWLDLANNHDVFYSIRGGRLLKVEGPEPSSALVLGPLVKRQRRSERVNPSDPLRSQSQPSHSAKHHQDAHGRQREQDQAGAVSKETITSCDDPLRVLQSNGPVSPVKTNIADRAEQD; this is encoded by the exons ATGCAACCGGCTGTCTTCTCACTCATCCTGATTGCCGTACATGTGTCTGCACCGGTGGATTGTGCACCGAAGCTCCGGGACTCAGAGCAACTTATACAGCATCGGCAGAGTAGCTTACACACTGGAGCACATGCGGATGCATCGGCTGGTACGGGACCTTTCTACTTGAAGCTGAGTGGATCAATGAGGAAAGGCATTCAAAGACCATTTACTG TTATTTTGCCAGTAAGAAGAAACACGAACAACTACGTGTCAATATTTGATTTGAGAAGAAAACGCTACCTCTGTGTGGACTCAAAGGGAGAGCTGTACTACTct TGGCAAAAGGGCTCAGAAGATTGTCTCCTCCAGCACATTTGGCTAGATTTGGCGAACAACCATGACGTTTTTTACTCTATACGTGGGGGCCGGCTGCTCAAAGTGGAGGGACCTGAACCCTCCTCAGCCCTGGTCCTGGGTCCCTTGgtgaagagacagaggaggagtgAGAGAGTGAACCCCTCGGATCCATTAAGATCCCAGTCACAACCTTCACATTCTGCCAAACATCACCAGGATGCACATGGCAGGCAGCGTGAACAGGACCAGGCCGGTGCTGTGTCCAAAGAGACCATCACCTCCTGCGATGACCCCCTCCGGGTCCTTCAGTCCAACGGGCCCGTCAGTCCTGTCAAGACTAACATTGCAGACCGAGCAGAACAAGACTAA
- the LOC117948458 gene encoding fibroblast growth factor 6-like: MAVAQRLLVSMSCEAGTPHWTLIAALLLGFLLGIVSAYPLPSGRTNATLLEKRWETLFSRSMLGISGEKPELNWESDYLLGIKRVRRLYCNVGIGFHLQVLPDGRINGAHNENQYSLIEISTVDRGVVSLYGVKSELFVAMNSRGRLYGTTVFHDECKFKESMLQNNYNAYESLVYRRFYIALSKHGRVKRGNKATTAMTVTHFLPRI, from the exons ATGGCCGTTGCGCAAAGGCTCCTCGTCAGTATGTCCTGCGAGGCCGGCACGCCGCACTGGACGCTGATCGCTGCGCTTCTCCTGGGCTTTCTGCTGGGGATCGTGTCAGCGTACCCTTTACCGAGCGGCAGGACGAATGCAACTTTACTGGAGAAACGATGGGAGACCTTGTTCTCCCGCTCTATGCTGGGAATCTCCGGGGAGAAACCGGAGCTGAACTGGGAGAGTGACTATCTGCTGGGCATCAAAAGAGTGCGGAGGCTCTACTGCAACGTGGGCATCGGGTTTCACCTTCAGGTCCTCCCTGACGGCAGGATAAACGGTGCACATAATGAAAACCAGTACA GTCTAATAGAGATCTCCACGGTGGACAGAGGAGTGGTGAGCCTGTATGGGGTGAAGAGTGAGTTGTTTGTCGCAATGAACAGCCGTGGAAGGTTATACGGAACG ACAGTCTTCCATGACGAGTGCAAGTTCAAAGAGAGCATGCTCCAGAACAACTATAACGCCTACGAGTCTCTGGTCTACAGACGCTTCTACATAGCACTCAGCAAGCATGGCCGTGTGAAGAGGGGCAACAAGGCCACCACTGCCATGACTGTGACGCACTTCCTACCCCGAATATGA
- the slc45a3 gene encoding solute carrier family 45 member 3, translating into MPGWRSQWRLVLLNSLTCGLEICVAAGITYVPPLLLEAGVEERYMTMVLGIGPVLGLLFIPLIGSASDHCNSSYGRRRPFIWLLSSGVLLALFIIPNADVLAARLAWGGHTFQVAFLILGVGLLDFCGQVCFTPLEALLSDLYRDEEDCSQAFAMFSFMVSLGGCIGYLLPALDWSRGLLSVYLGGQAECLFSLLILIFVTSVLITMKVSEEPSCASSAVAGPASLLESGAMTIEAGRCGVPRSCCYLLKCKLRLLKSGPLLCLLRTCWSMTPAIYRSYCHVPRVMRQLCVAQLCSWMAVMSFMLFYTDFVGEGLYEGVPSALPGSVSKQRYDEGIRMGSLGLFLQCATSTFFSLVMSRLVRHFGSRWVYMSSMVSFTVSALVICLSKSVVLVTVMASLTGYAYATLQTLPYTLTCHYHKDKEVYMPKRKTKSVHKNGITTKRDTVYLTPVKEEVGVNHTTGTPYGHAFLSQDSLEYYSGPHSQNGSSHSSGGTEQDEDVSGYEKRGVGLDFAILDSSFLLSQVFPTLFMGMIVQFAQSVTAYIACSAIFGAVAIYLASQIIFEQKDLKS; encoded by the exons GCATTGGTCCAGTGCTCGGCCTTCTGTTCatccctctgattggctcagcCAGTGACCACTGCAACAGCAGTTATGGCAGGCGACGGCCGTTTATCTGGCTGCTGTCTTCAGGAGTCCTTCTGGCACTATTCATCATTCCCAACGCTGACGTTCTGGCTGCGCGCCTTGCCTGGGGTGGGCACACCTTCCAG GTGGCCTTCCTTATCCTTGGGGTGGGGCTCCTTGACTTTTGTGGACAGGTGTGCTTCACCCCGCTGGAGGCTCTTCTGTCGGACCTGTATCGGGACGAGGAGGACTGCAGCCAAGCCTTCGCCATGTTCTCCTTCATGGTCAGCCTGGGAGGCTGCATAGGCTATCTGCTCCCAGCACTGGACTGGAGTCGCGGCCTGCTCTCTGTTTACCTTGGAGGTCAGGCCGAGTGCCTCTTCTCCCTGCTCATCCTCATCTTCGTCACCAGTGTGCTTATCACCATGAAGGTGTCCGAGGAGCCCTCATGTGCGAGCAGCGCTGTGGCGGGCCCTGCATCTTTACTGGAGTCGGGAGCCATGACGATAGAGGCCGGACGGTGTGGTGTGCCACGCTCATGCTGCTACCTGCTGAAGTGCAAACTGAGGCTGCTGAAGTCCGGACCCTTGCTGTGCCTGTTGAGAACGTGCTGGTCCATGACCCCGGCCATCTACAGGAGCTACTGCCACGTCCCGCGCGTGATGAGGCAGCTGTGTGTGGCTCAGCTCTGTAGCTGGATGGCTGTCATGTCTTTTATGCTTTTCTACACAGACTTTGTGGGGGAAGGCCTGTACGAGGGCGTGCCCAGCGCATTACCAGGAAGTGTGTCCAAGCAAAGATACGATGAAG GTATCCGTATGGGCAGTCTGGGCCTGTTCCTCCAGTGTGCTACCTCCACCTTCTTCTCCCTGGTCATGAGTCGTTTGGTTCGCCATTTTGGCTCACGGTGGGTCTACATGAGCAGTATGGTGAGCTTCACAGTCTCTGCTTTGGTCATCTGCCTGTCCAAAAGTGTGGTCTTGGTCACTGTAATGGCATCCCTCACTGGATATGCGTACGCCACACTGCAGACTCTGCCCTACACACTCACCTGCCATTACCACAAGGACAAAGAG GTCTATATGCcaaaaaggaaaaccaaaagCGTGCATAAAAATGGTATTACAACCAAGCGGGACACTGTGTATTTGACTCCTGTGAAAGAGGAGGTTGGGGTGAACCACACAACGGGGACTCCCTACGGGCATGCCTTCTTAAGCCAGGACAGTCTTGAGTACTACTCGGGTCCACACAGCCAGAACGGCTCATCTCACAGCTCTGGGGGCACTGAACAGGACGAGGACGTTTCGGGATATGAGAAACGTGGTGTTGGTTTGGACTTTGCCATCTTAGACAGCTCCTTCCTACTATCTCAGGTTTTCCCCACCCTCTTCATGGGCATGATCGTTCAGTTCGCACAGTCCGTCACTGCCTATATTGCCTGCTCGGCCATCTTTGGGGCCGTCGCCATCTACTTAGCAAGTCAAATCATCTTTGAGCAAAAGGACCTCAAAAGCTAA